The following are from one region of the Polyangiaceae bacterium genome:
- a CDS encoding Ig-like domain-containing protein, which produces MKLNSQRRLGAVAVVSLVTALAGVSCSSDDGPSGGGKSGSGGTGATGGTAGTGGVGGVPQPEPGEQCFDPEPTQVKLRVSPAELVLAPGQTRPVEVTVDPDVCDVRMMRFESADATVAAAPADARIDLLTPTAKVTVTGSAAGKTTIKALFPTGDGDVTIDIPVNVISADIPDCSGSGAGKVDDGVAVSGTGGLAMASVGYPKNATMPNKNSFIWSVAAFDTTIACAADQVPSGFTKLGPAVTFGPADKKFPREIPFTIPINPAAIPDMARLRHVTVSYTGPNVKTPRPVPIADPRIVEEGGAYKLYFQAPWLGTYQAIAKTDGGTVTKTRRITHRAIVGVSMGGGGTAMTGFRNHEKFDVLAPLGGPVEWTWLLGHIRNNHIGGFLTNDGTTVPTGFPEFPETKLPYEHPSSFNRWWYEYPKNGNGGSFPRSEYVQIFRDLALMFGNPGGYNSAPNGENLPAGVPPDDPSVVGDRNDRECAVWVDPIGGDPNEAHQKELEQQCPAQRCANTLRLTNYFDHDFNPNGTFPVITFCDGSPQQSDLTPYANTWSDQGNNKPMELALAVDYNDNGVRDENEPVIFQGHERYEDLGTDGLADVDEPGYQAGVNEDPNGDNWNPQYNPTGTEGNLRYDEGEPYEDYGLDGVQGTATSPYDFGEGNGKFDMSPGYKAFLERDSRTVITQDPLGTQKEAFDDAALARMDLWTDGGTRDLFNFSVSAQAMMGSWAGRGRIVHYYTGFDKLPGQTLGDENLFSAGHTEWAELPGGVMMRYGSTEPTDADFNSGSGQHVGTADQIVRRLQSALYYIGSHWPDAPRGLSEAAEIDPVEGADICEVRGGCDFTFTDSRGRSGPVSVNFPPGYSNAKAQQKRYPVIYMLHGYGQTPEDLKAAIVFLRNWMNSPVDSSASRLPEAILVYVDGRCRSNAAGEESECIRGTFFTDSVREKGPKIESWWMELVDEIDKRYRTMPETTIEWTE; this is translated from the coding sequence GTGAAGCTTAATTCTCAACGCCGTCTCGGCGCCGTCGCCGTCGTGTCTCTTGTTACCGCCCTCGCGGGGGTCAGCTGTTCATCCGATGATGGGCCCAGCGGTGGAGGGAAGAGCGGGAGCGGCGGAACCGGCGCAACCGGTGGCACTGCTGGTACGGGCGGCGTAGGCGGCGTGCCGCAGCCCGAACCCGGGGAGCAATGTTTCGACCCGGAGCCGACTCAGGTGAAGCTGCGGGTGAGCCCGGCGGAGTTGGTGTTGGCCCCAGGCCAGACGCGGCCGGTTGAAGTTACCGTCGACCCCGACGTCTGCGACGTGCGCATGATGCGCTTCGAGTCGGCGGATGCCACGGTAGCGGCGGCCCCAGCGGACGCTCGCATCGACTTGCTGACTCCGACCGCGAAGGTCACGGTGACGGGCAGCGCGGCGGGTAAGACAACGATCAAGGCGTTGTTCCCCACGGGTGATGGCGACGTGACCATCGATATCCCCGTCAACGTGATCAGTGCGGATATCCCGGACTGCAGCGGCTCGGGCGCCGGCAAGGTGGATGACGGCGTGGCGGTGAGCGGCACCGGCGGCCTGGCGATGGCTTCGGTTGGCTACCCGAAGAACGCCACCATGCCCAACAAGAACAGCTTCATTTGGTCGGTGGCGGCCTTCGACACCACCATCGCCTGCGCGGCCGATCAGGTGCCGAGCGGCTTCACCAAGCTCGGCCCCGCCGTGACCTTTGGTCCCGCTGACAAGAAATTCCCCCGGGAAATCCCGTTTACGATCCCGATCAACCCTGCGGCGATCCCAGACATGGCGCGGCTGCGCCACGTTACGGTGTCGTACACGGGGCCCAATGTGAAGACACCGCGCCCAGTCCCGATCGCAGACCCGCGCATCGTGGAAGAGGGCGGCGCCTACAAGCTCTACTTCCAGGCGCCCTGGCTTGGCACCTACCAGGCCATCGCCAAGACCGATGGCGGCACGGTGACCAAGACCCGACGCATCACCCATCGCGCGATCGTCGGCGTGAGCATGGGCGGCGGTGGCACGGCGATGACGGGCTTCCGGAACCACGAGAAGTTCGATGTGTTGGCGCCGCTCGGCGGCCCGGTGGAGTGGACGTGGCTGCTCGGCCACATCCGCAACAATCACATCGGCGGCTTCTTGACGAACGATGGCACCACGGTGCCCACGGGCTTCCCTGAGTTCCCGGAGACGAAGCTGCCTTACGAGCATCCGTCGTCGTTCAACCGCTGGTGGTACGAGTACCCGAAGAACGGCAACGGCGGCTCCTTCCCGCGTTCAGAGTACGTGCAGATCTTCCGCGACCTGGCGTTGATGTTCGGCAACCCAGGCGGCTACAACTCGGCTCCCAACGGGGAGAACTTGCCTGCGGGCGTACCGCCCGATGACCCGAGCGTGGTCGGTGATCGCAACGACCGTGAGTGCGCCGTGTGGGTGGACCCCATTGGTGGCGATCCGAACGAGGCGCATCAAAAAGAGCTCGAGCAGCAGTGCCCGGCGCAGCGCTGCGCCAACACGCTCCGGCTGACCAACTACTTCGATCACGACTTCAACCCGAACGGCACCTTCCCGGTGATCACCTTCTGCGACGGTTCACCTCAGCAGTCGGATCTCACGCCGTACGCCAACACCTGGTCGGATCAGGGCAACAACAAGCCGATGGAGCTAGCCCTTGCCGTCGACTACAACGACAACGGCGTTCGTGACGAAAACGAACCGGTGATCTTTCAAGGCCACGAGCGCTACGAAGATCTCGGTACCGACGGTCTGGCTGACGTCGACGAGCCCGGCTATCAGGCGGGAGTCAACGAAGACCCGAACGGGGACAACTGGAACCCCCAGTACAACCCCACCGGCACCGAGGGCAACCTGCGCTACGACGAGGGTGAGCCCTACGAGGACTACGGCCTGGACGGCGTACAAGGCACGGCGACTAGCCCCTACGACTTCGGTGAGGGCAACGGGAAGTTCGATATGTCGCCTGGTTACAAGGCGTTCCTCGAGCGCGATTCGCGTACGGTAATTACCCAGGACCCGCTGGGCACGCAGAAGGAAGCCTTCGACGACGCCGCGCTCGCCCGCATGGACCTGTGGACCGATGGCGGAACCCGCGACCTCTTCAACTTCTCCGTCTCGGCCCAGGCCATGATGGGCAGCTGGGCAGGACGTGGTCGCATCGTTCACTACTACACCGGCTTCGACAAGTTGCCGGGGCAGACCCTGGGAGACGAGAACCTCTTTTCCGCAGGGCATACGGAGTGGGCGGAGCTGCCAGGTGGCGTGATGATGCGCTACGGCTCTACCGAGCCGACGGACGCAGACTTCAACAGCGGCAGCGGGCAGCACGTAGGCACTGCAGACCAAATCGTGCGTCGCTTGCAGTCGGCCCTCTACTACATCGGATCTCACTGGCCGGACGCGCCTCGTGGGCTATCCGAGGCTGCGGAGATCGATCCGGTCGAAGGCGCGGACATCTGCGAGGTTCGCGGCGGTTGCGACTTCACCTTCACGGACTCCCGCGGTCGCTCGGGCCCGGTCAGCGTGAACTTCCCGCCCGGTTACTCGAACGCCAAAGCGCAGCAGAAGCGCTACCCCGTCATCTACATGCTCCACGGCTACGGGCAGACGCCTGAAGACTTGAAGGCGGCGATCGTTTTCTTGCGGAACTGGATGAACAGCCCGGTCGATTCCTCTGCCTCGCGTTTGCCGGAGGCGATCTTGGTGTACGTAGACGGCCGCTGCCGCTCGAACGCGGCCGGTGAGGAGTCCGAGTGCATCCGCGGCACTTTCTTCACGGACAGCGTGCGTGAGAAGGGGCCGAAGATCGAGAGCTGGTGGATGGAGCTCGTCGACGAAATCGACAAGCGCTACCGCACCATGCCCGAGACCACCATCGAGTGGACGGAGTGA
- a CDS encoding FAD-dependent thymidylate synthase, which produces MSEAPTHTTARPTAPAAEEILGKYFPVLDHGFVALVDYMGTDECIERAARVSYGYGTRKQSQTRGLLRYLRRHKHTTPSEMVELKFHCCMPMFIARQWIRHRTANVNEYSGRYSLMPMLFYTPDQEQLQTQSRANNQGRSGNAVEQQTYDEALRRWNEIRKLSAEAYEWMTAEDLARELARIDLPLSTYTQWYWKIDLHNLLHFLTLRVDSHAQWEIQEYGRVMAGMLKRVAPLSYEAWIDYDVCGDRVSRMELDALRRLVGVGGEELSSSGGKLDGKALAELGFSTREVAELFTKLSPKAVPDFELDLASARSAETFAERFAQAVPSVDKPKH; this is translated from the coding sequence ATGAGCGAAGCGCCCACTCACACCACCGCCCGTCCCACCGCGCCTGCTGCCGAAGAGATCCTCGGCAAGTATTTCCCGGTGCTCGATCACGGCTTCGTGGCGTTGGTGGACTACATGGGCACCGACGAGTGCATCGAGCGCGCCGCGCGGGTGAGCTACGGCTACGGCACCCGCAAGCAGAGCCAGACTCGCGGGCTCCTGCGCTACCTGCGTCGTCACAAGCACACCACGCCAAGCGAAATGGTGGAGCTGAAGTTCCACTGCTGCATGCCCATGTTCATCGCGCGGCAGTGGATCCGTCACCGCACGGCAAACGTGAATGAGTACTCCGGTCGCTACTCGCTGATGCCGATGCTCTTCTACACCCCCGATCAAGAGCAGCTGCAAACTCAGAGCCGCGCCAACAACCAGGGCCGCAGCGGCAACGCCGTCGAGCAGCAGACCTACGACGAGGCGCTCCGTCGCTGGAACGAGATCCGCAAGCTCTCCGCCGAGGCGTACGAGTGGATGACCGCGGAAGATCTAGCGCGGGAGCTGGCGCGCATCGACTTGCCGCTGTCGACCTACACCCAGTGGTACTGGAAGATCGACCTGCACAACCTCTTGCACTTCCTCACCCTGCGCGTCGATTCCCACGCCCAGTGGGAGATCCAGGAGTACGGCCGGGTGATGGCGGGCATGCTGAAGCGCGTCGCTCCGCTCTCCTACGAAGCCTGGATCGACTACGACGTGTGCGGCGACCGCGTGAGCCGTATGGAGCTAGACGCTCTACGTCGCCTGGTTGGGGTTGGGGGTGAGGAGCTCAGTTCCTCAGGCGGAAAGCTCGACGGCAAGGCGCTTGCTGAGCTCGGATTTTCCACACGGGAAGTTGCGGAGCTATTCACCAAGCTTTCACCGAAGGCCGTCCCCGACTTCGAGCTGGACCTCGCCAGCGCCCGCAGCGCCGAGACCTTCGCTGAGCGGTTCGCCCAGGCGGTGCCCAGCGTGGACAAGCCTAAACACTGA